AGAAGGCGTTGATATTGCTGAATATGAGGAATGGGCAAAAACGCGCGACATCCCGACAGCCAGCGCGCTGAGCTCGGTGACATCCTTCACGGTTCACAAAGCCACCGGCCTGTTCGGTTCGGATGATCCGTCGCCCTATGAATATTTCGAGATTATCGACATTACCGGCATGGATGAATTTGTCGCCGATGTGTCTGATCCCGAATTTCAGGCCATGGCCGCACCGTTTCAGGATTATGCCGATGGTCCGCAATTCATATTGACAGAAGACCTCTGATGTCCGGCCGCTTTGCAGGAAAAACTATCGTCGTTACCGGTTCCGGCAAGGAAAAAGGGCTGGGGCAGGGCATATTACAGCGCTTCGCCGATGACGGCGCCAACTGCGTCGTGTCGGACCTCGCCATTGGCGATCAGGAGGAGGGCGTGGCTGAAGAGTTGCGCGGGCGCGGAGCCAAAGTCGCGACCATATCCTGTGATGTCAGCGATGCGGCGCAATGTCAGGCCTTGGTCGATCAAAGCGTGGATGCTTTTGGTGCGGTCGATATTTTCGTCAACAATGCCGGTATCGGTTTCATGATGAAGCCGCTGTTGGAAGTCGATACGGCGAAGGAATGGGATCAGGTCATCGGTGTGAACCTGTCCGGTGCTTTTTACTGCACCCAGGCCGCAGCCAAAGCGATGGTCGCCGCTGGCAATGGCGGACGCATCATCAATATAGCATCGCAAGCCGCCAAAACCGGTTTCCCGCATCTGCCAGCCTATGTCAGTTCGAAACATGGCATGGTCGGTTTGACCCGGGCGAGTGCGGTTGAACTCGGCGCACATGGGATTACCGTCAACGCAGTTTG
This DNA window, taken from Parasphingorhabdus litoris DSM 22379, encodes the following:
- a CDS encoding REDY-like protein HapK, whose amino-acid sequence is MRIIVLFNLKEGVDIAEYEEWAKTRDIPTASALSSVTSFTVHKATGLFGSDDPSPYEYFEIIDITGMDEFVADVSDPEFQAMAAPFQDYADGPQFILTEDL
- a CDS encoding SDR family NAD(P)-dependent oxidoreductase, whose protein sequence is MSGRFAGKTIVVTGSGKEKGLGQGILQRFADDGANCVVSDLAIGDQEEGVAEELRGRGAKVATISCDVSDAAQCQALVDQSVDAFGAVDIFVNNAGIGFMMKPLLEVDTAKEWDQVIGVNLSGAFYCTQAAAKAMVAAGNGGRIINIASQAAKTGFPHLPAYVSSKHGMVGLTRASAVELGAHGITVNAVCPNHVTTGLGAQQNEYFSKLLGFDSVEAYLANMSKSNPMGRPGLPSDTAAACAWLASEDAFYVTGEALNVSGGEEMH